The Flavobacteriales bacterium genomic interval TCTTCTGCCTTGGCTTCTTCCTCGGCCTCTGCTTTAGGCTCTTCTGCTGGAGCTTCTTCGGCAGGAGCAGCTTCTTCAGCCGGTGCGGCTTCTTCTTCAGCTACAGGTTCTGCCGCTGGAGCAGGAACCTCCTCTGCCGGAGCTTCGGTCTCTTCAGCTACGGCTTCTTCTGCAGGTGCTTCAGCTTCTTCAGTAGCTGGCACTTCTGCGATTGCCTCTTCGGAAGCTTCAGCGGCCGGTGCCTCTTCTCCTTCAGCTACGGCTTCACCTTCAGGAGCTGCTTCGCCTTCCACTGGGATAGGAGCAGTCTTGGCAGCGATCTCTTTTGCACGCTCTTCCTTGATCTTGGCCTCTGCTTCCATTCTAGAAGCTGTTTCGGTGTCGATCTTCTTCTTGATCGAATCACGCTTGGCTTGGATCCTGGATTCCTTATCGGCCATCCATGCTTCGTATTTCTTCTCTACTTCTTCCTCGGACAGTGCGCCTTTCTTCACACCATTGAGTAGGTGATTCTTATACATCACTCCTTTGTAGGATAGTATGGCTCGCATGGTGTCAGAAGGTTGTGCACCTGTCTGTAACCAATAGAGAGCTCTATCGAAATCGAGGTTGATGGTTGCAGGATTCGTGTTCGGATTGTATTCACCGATACGCTCGATGGACTTACCATCTCGCTTTGAACGCTGGTCGGCTACTACGATGTGGTAATATGCGTAGCGCTTCTTACCGTGTCTTTGAAGGCGGATTCTTGTCGCCATGGGGTTAATTGTTTTAAAAGGGTCCTAAACCCGGTTAATTAATCTAGGAAATATTTCAATCCCTCGTAAGGGGCGGCAAATGTCGGGTAAATAGTTGGAATTGGGAAGCATCTTATCGATTTATCTCTGAGCGTCAGACAATCTCCCATTGTGTACAAAAGCAGCTCTGGTCAGCTTTCATAAACCACATTGAATAATACATTTGAACAAGAGGCGCAGCTCGGCTGCCAGCACATCCATATATTTCATTTTCAATAGCTTACAGGACCTATGTTCCTTATTTTCGATACCGAGACCACTGGATTCCCCCTACGATATGGAGCTCCACATACTGACTTAGAAGCCTGGTCCTCGGCCCGCTTGGTCCAACTCGCATGGCAAGTCCACGATGAGCACGGGCAACTCATCGAGGTCAAGAATTTCATAGTAGAGCCCGATGGGTTCACGATTCCATACGCTTCTGAGCAGGTGCATGGGATCTCTACCGAGCGTGCTCAGAAAATGGGGGTACCTCTCTCTTTTGTGCTGGAAGAGTTCGAGAAAGCGCTCAAGAAAGCAGAATTCAATGTCG includes:
- a CDS encoding 30S ribosomal protein S16, which translates into the protein MATRIRLQRHGKKRYAYYHIVVADQRSKRDGKSIERIGEYNPNTNPATINLDFDRALYWLQTGAQPSDTMRAILSYKGVMYKNHLLNGVKKGALSEEEVEKKYEAWMADKESRIQAKRDSIKKKIDTETASRMEAEAKIKEERAKEIAAKTAPIPVEGEAAPEGEAVAEGEEAPAAEASEEAIAEVPATEEAEAPAEEAVAEETEAPAEEVPAPAAEPVAEEEAAPAEEAAPAEEAPAEEPKAEAEEEAKAEDSKSEEEE